The nucleotide sequence CCGCTTGTTCCTGGCGAACCCCGCTTGCGCGGGCTGTCAGTCCCGGGCGCACGTGTACAAATATTGATTTACTCTGAGATCTAATTCTGCCAAGATCTAAAGTAGCAGAGATTCAACGCCGATCTTCGACGAAAACACCGCCCAATGCCGGTCGGCCGTGAAATCTCAAAAAGGCAGGTCAATTGACAATATACAGAATTCACAACGCGCCCAAAGAGGTCTGATGACGATCAAGAAGCGCCTTGCCCAGAGACTACCAAGAAACAAGGTCCCTCTCCAAGTCTCTCCAGCGCATGTTCACGCTTACCGAACACGCGATACGGGGGGAGATGGCTCGATATACTCTGTACATACGCCGTACGCCTCGGCTTTCGTGCAACGCTGATCGCATTTGATTGGGCCGCCTGCAGTCCCCCTGGCGGTGATTGACGGGAGCCAAGATGCAACTGCACTGCAGGCATATGTACAAACTCGGTGACATATTGTCAATCACAATCCAATGTGATAAGGTATCTGCTTTTATTGATACTGCTGGGCGCGAACGGCAGGCAATCCTACGCGACACAGAAGGAAATCGAACCAAACGATACATTCCAGGAGATAGTGTTTAATTATCCTCAGTCCAGAATAAGTCTAAGCGATACCACCTAGGTAGACATCAAGGGACTTGGTCGCTAGCCTACTCGGTACCATATCGGTTTTCTACGTAGTATCACTTACCTCATGACGGCTGTCTATCAAATCGAGGTCACAACCGAGGCAACATGGAGTTCAAGCTTGGGGGATGGGAAGGGAGGCTCGGGTCTTGTCCGAAATGCATCGTCAAGGCGCAGTGATTTGGGAAGCCCGCAGCGGCGCAGTGCCTGAACTGCCCTTGCAGAGTGTCCACTAAAACACGGGTGGGACTCAGGGTCTGTTCACACTCCGCCCACCCAAAGTGCAACTGCATCCACCCGCATGACCTACGGGGGAAATACTAATTCGTACCACCACAAGGTACGTCGATCGTATTGCGTGCGCATGTAAGCTTGACTTTGGGCAATGGTTCGCTCATCCCCGCCTCCTTCTCCAAATCCCCCCCAAGCCCAGACCAGAACTGCTCCAGTTTCTATTTACTTTCCCACTCCTTTTGAGCTTAATCCACTTTGAGAGCTCCCCCCTCCCAATAAGCCTGCAGTCTATAGCAAAATGCCATTATAGGACATCATTTGAGCCAATTCGAGCAGTGGCACGGCTGCTTGGGAAATGAAGGCGAGCACATGATGGTTACCTTCGCTTACCTGGCGTGGGCCGCATTGGAAGAGGGCGACGAAGCGGAGGTGTCCCTTGGCATTGGAACGCGACGGTAGCTTTCGTCACCACTGACTattgtttgtctttttgcgCTTCCTTTCCCCGGCGCGCTCGCGGTGGGGTTGGGTTCCGTTGCAGCATCACTACCGACCCTTGTCGCGTGCGGTGTTGCTATGCATTCCGACCTTGCACGCAGGAAGCACCGGTAACGGCAATGGTAACTTTCCAATGGAGCACCTATATATATGCAGCGGCTGAACCCGCATCGTTGGGGGGTTCTCGCGGCTTTCACTCTTTCGGTGCTTCTCTCCTTCAGCCCTCTGCATGGTTCCTGGTCCCGTTAAGTTGGTTGACCACAGTTTTggtgttgttgttcttgTCTACCTCGCACATTTGCTTGTCTCGCCCAGCCCAGGCAGACACATCTAGTCGATAAAGCATACACAACGACAAGGCTTAGAACCCGGGATTTTCCAACCACCCTCAAAATGGTGTCGAGCAACGCGTGCCTGGCCATCCTGgcctttgcccgcctcgCTCTCGTTGACGCCGGCAGCATCCACCGCCGTGATTCCGTCCCGGCCCCCTATGTTGCCGCCCCCTACTATCCCACGCCACATGGCGGTTGGGCACCTGAGTGGGCCGACAGCTACGCCAAGGCGAAGCTCTTGGTTGAGCAAATGACTCTCGCCGAAAAGGTCAACATCACGTCCGGAAGCGGTATCTTCATGGGCCCCTGCGTCGGCAACACGGGCAGCGCCGAAAGGCTCGGTTTCCGCCAGCTCTGCCTCCAGGACTCGGCCCTGGGTGTCCGACAGACGGACCACATCACCGTCTTCCCCGCCGGTATCACCACCGGAGCCACCTGGGATAAGGAGCTGTTCAGGGCTCGCGCAGAGGCTCTGGGTAAGGAGTTCAAGGGCAAGGGAGCCAACATTTGGCTCGGGCCCGCCGTGGGCCCGATTGGCCGCAAGCCTCGTGGAGGCCGGTGAGTtgcacaaaaagaaaaccccagAAATGCTGCCTCTgtgggtggtttttttttgtttctctggACCCTTTGGCTAACTGGCAAACAAGCAACTGGGAGAGTTTTGGAGCCGACCCTGTCCTGCAGGGAAAGGCTGGTGCCATCACCATCCAGGCCGTTCAGGCACAAGGCGTCATCGCAACCATTAAGCACTTGATCGGAAACGAGCAGGAGATGTAAGCCTCCCAAGCATCAGGGGACCTCTTCTGGGTCTCGACAACATCTTGCCTCTCTGGACAAGGTACTGACATGCCGACCAGGTATCGCATGACCCACATCTTCCAGGAGGGTTACAGCGCCAACATCGACGACCGCACCCTGCATGAGATCTACCTCTGGCCGTTTGCTGAAGGCGTTCATGCTGGTGTCGGTGCCGTCATGACTGCCTACAACAATGTAAGGACAACTTTTGTTTTGGCATACTCTCGGGAATGTGCCATGACTGATTTACTGACTGAATGTTAATCTCTCAGGTTAACGGCTCTGCTTCCACCCAAAACTCGATGCTTATCAATGGCATTCTCAAAGATGAGCTTGGTTTCAACGGCTTCGTCATGAGTGATTGGTAAGCCTCGAATCCTCGGATCCCGGGCTGCTTATTGAAATAAGCTGCCCTTATTCACCACGAGCACCATTTCGTGGCAATGCTAACCTTTTCCCTTGTGCATGTACAGGCTGAGCCAGAACAGTGGAATCGCAAGTGCCCTTGCTGGTCTTGACATGTCCATGCCGGGTGACATTCACACAGTCCCGCTGGCTCTGGGCCAGAGCTTCTGGAACTATGACCTCAGTCGTTCGGCTTTGAACGGATCCGTCCCCATGGACCGACTGAACgacatggtgacgagggtcgTCGCTGCCTGGTACCAGATGGGCCAGGACAAGGACTACACCGACGTCAACTTCTCCTCTAACACGGACAAGGAGACCGGCCTTCTTTACCCTGGCGCGCTCTTCTCACCCTCCGGAATCGTCAACAAGTTTGTCGATGTGTCTGCAGACCACTGGAAGGTTGCCCGTGAGATTGCCCAAGACGGAGTCACGCTTCTGAAGAACGACGACAACGTGCTTCCCCTGAGCAAGTCCCGTCCCCTGCGCGTCTTCGGCACTGGCGCCGCCGTCAACCCCGATGGTCCCAACGGCTGCACGGACCGAAACTGCAACAAGGGAACCCTGGGTATGGGCTGGGGATCCGGCACTGCTACCTACCAAGGTAAGGGGAGATATTCAGATTTCTTTGTCTCATATTTTCAGCATCAGTACTAACTCGTCGTCACAGTGTTCCACGACCCCATCACCAGCATCAAGAACAACTCGGCAGATGTGACGTACTACCAAACCGACAAATTCCCCAGCGTGCCCACACCGGGTGATGACGACGTTGCAATGGTCTTCATCAGCTCCGACTCTGGTGAGAACACGTATACCGTCGAGGGCAACCACGGAGACCGGGACAACTCTGGACTGAAGGCCTGGTACGGCGGTGACGACCTCATCAAGAAGGCCGCTGCCAAGTACAAGAGCGTCATTGTTGTTGCCCACACGGTCGGTCCGCTCGTCATGGAGGACTGGGTGAACCTGCCCTCCGTCAAGGCGGTCTTGATCGCCCATCTGCCCGGTCAGGAGGCCGGTCACTCCCTGGCCAACGTGCTCTATGGTGACGTTTCGCCCAGCGGTCATCTGCCCTACTCGATCCCTGTCAGCGAGGATGACTACCCCGAGAGCACCAAGCTTCGGGGCTTTGTATTTGGCCAGGTTCAGGACACCTACTCTGAGGGACCGTAAGTATTCAGGTTTCCCAATGTGGAAGAAGGGAAAGAAGAGTATGCGGGCCCGCACAAATGCTAACCTTCTCTCATCACAGATACTTTGACTACCGCTTCCTCCAAAAGAACAACATCAAGCCCCGGTTCGCCTTTGGCCACGGCCTCAGCTACGCCAACTTCACCTTCTCCGATGCCACCATCCGCCGCGTGACGCAGCTCAGCAGCACCCCGCCTCCTCGCCAGGCCAAGGGCCCCACTCCCGTCTACAGCAACGCGCTCCCCCAGGCGTCCGAGGTGTACTGGCCCGAGAAGTTCAACCAGATCTGGCGCTACCTGTACCCTTACCTGAGCAATAGCGACGCCGACAACGCCGCCAAGGACGCCTCCAAGAAGTACAACTACCCCGCCGGCTACAGCAGCGAGCAGAAGCCCGGCCCggctgccggcggcggccagggcggcaACCCTGCCCTCTGGGACGTTGCGTACGAGATCACGGTCAAGGTCTCcaacgacgccgccgccagccaTGCCGGCAAGGCCGTCGCCCAGCTGTACATGCAGTACCCCGAGGGCATCCCCTACGACACTCCCATCGTGCAGCTGCGCGACTTTGAGAAGAGTGACCCCATCGCACCGGGCGAGAGCACCGAGCTCAAGCTCACCCTCACCCGCCGCGACGTCAGCGTCTGGGACGTCGTGTCGCAGAACTGGGTCGTGCCCCAGGTCGACGGACGCTACAAGTTCTGGATCGGCTCGGCCAGCGACAAGCTGTTCCTCGCCTGCTACGCCGACACTCTCACCTGCGAGAGTGGCCTAGCTCCTCCGGCATGAAGTGGGGAAGCCTTTCCTGGAGAGGAGTTTTGAATGGGGAAGAAACTTGATATGATATGACCTTTTTTCTACTGAACATACTTATTTATATATGATTTCATGTATTCAAACAAATGAAATGAAGTAATGTTTCTTTGTAAACTTGTCCAGATTAAATTCCGTCAGTGTGAATAAACAATAAATAACGGACAGAAGCCAGTCTGATCAATAGAGTCAAGCAGTGTAATCGGGCGGGTGGTAATCAGGGGGGTGGTAATCAGGCGGCTGCTCCCCAGCAGCATCATCAGACCCGGGCTCCGTAGGCTGCTCATCAACAGCCTTGAAGAAGCACAAGACCTCGTAGACGGCCTTTGCAATATCCAAGGTCTTGTTTTCCAGCTCGCCTTCGTCCCAGACGCCCTGCAGCACTGCGTCCTTCATGATGGTGGCCATGAAGCGGATGATGTGGTCCTCGACGGTCCACCCTTCCTTGTCCGGGTGGTAGACGAGGTACCTGGCCGACTTTGAGTTGAGCGCGTCCCGGGTCATCTGGGCGGCCCGGGTCTTGTCGACCTCGTCCAGGTCCACGTGACGGCAGTTTGCCCGGAACTCGAGCCACGAGCCCAGCACCGGCGCGCTCTCCAGCCACAAGTGGAACTGCTCCACCGTCCCGAACGGGAGGAGCTCCATGACGAGCCGCTCGTGCTGCCTCGCCATGCGCGGCGGCATGTTTTGTGCTGATGGTGTttgtgacgacgacgacgacgctgGTGTTGCTGATGGGCTGCCCATGATGACTCGgttggcgacggcgacgtcgaCGACAATCGGGGCGGATTGTTCGTTGCCCATCTGTGAAACAATCCCCCCCGCGCCATTTCCGGAAAGGCCTGCAAGATTGTTTTTGGTGGGGCTTTGCAAGCGCAACGCAAAATCGGGGCTGTCAGTGGGACTGGTGGGGAAAAACTGGTGCGTTAATATGTCCTGGCCAGGAGAGGAGCTCTGACAAGCTTTGTGAATTGCAGACGACAACGGCGAGAAAACTGGACGATGCGGACGCAAATTAGGACCTCTCGCGGAAAGATTGAAAAGATTATATGCCAAACTACCCACGCGCAATGTATGGGGCATTTCTTCCTTTTGCATTTCAATCCGCTCGGTCAGATTTCGATCTCGAGCAGCCAGTACATTGTGATCGGGTCCCATGGTTCCATCCCGTCAAACTGCGGTTTACCTCCAATTGACTGGCCGAGCCAAGTCTACGCGTAACCAAGATACGCAAAGAATCTGGCTTGCAAGGAGGTCGCCCTTCTGGGCAAAGCCAGGCAGTCATCTCCGGGCCAGCGTGCCTGATAAAAATGTATGGTTATGGACTTTGGTCGTCTAGATCCAAGAAGCTGAGGGGATGTTAGTGGTTGGCCATATCAGGTAGTTATTggtaagtaggtacctacctaatcgGTGGATTGCGGCGTATGGTAGTCATTGACTGCGCCGCACTTTATCGGTTCTTGCCAGTTAAGTCAGCAATTCGAGGTCCTCTCACGCTCAGTACTTGGCCAACACGCACAATCTGCAAACACTTGATGAGCCCATGTTTACATCAAATTATATTTGTGACGATCAATGCTGCCTCCCGGTTTGTACAACGCAGGTGATTCATCACTAAACTAAAGCAATGGAAAATGAGCCTGTTCACGTGACTCCCTTGCTTCAGTGGCTGGCTTTGGTCAGCCTTGGAGCTAGGGCCACCTGTGCCTGCACGCTCAATCACACCTTCCCCTTGCACATCAGATTTGACTTCACCAACGAGTTATCACACGATTTTTCCTCATTCTCATCAAATTCATTTCATTCATATGTGATTCATTTGAGCGATTTTTCATCAGCACTCATCCCCACTGTTCTAAAAGCTTCAGAGCTTCGCTATTATTGAAGGCCTTGAATGCCTGGATCGCATTTCTGAGCGGCCTTGTCACCTTACCACCCTGAGTTGCTCGTGTCAGGCTTTGGCAGTGATATTGAGTTAGTTCATGTTGACGTGACCCTAGATTCGAATCAGCT is from Pyricularia oryzae 70-15 chromosome 2, whole genome shotgun sequence and encodes:
- a CDS encoding beta-glucosidase 1, which encodes MVSSNACLAILAFARLALVDAGSIHRRDSVPAPYVAAPYYPTPHGGWAPEWADSYAKAKLLVEQMTLAEKVNITSGSGIFMGPCVGNTGSAERLGFRQLCLQDSALGVRQTDHITVFPAGITTGATWDKELFRARAEALGKEFKGKGANIWLGPAVGPIGRKPRGGRNWESFGADPVLQGKAGAITIQAVQAQGVIATIKHLIGNEQEMYRMTHIFQEGYSANIDDRTLHEIYLWPFAEGVHAGVGAVMTAYNNVNGSASTQNSMLINGILKDELGFNGFVMSDWLSQNSGIASALAGLDMSMPGDIHTVPLALGQSFWNYDLSRSALNGSVPMDRLNDMVTRVVAAWYQMGQDKDYTDVNFSSNTDKETGLLYPGALFSPSGIVNKFVDVSADHWKVAREIAQDGVTLLKNDDNVLPLSKSRPLRVFGTGAAVNPDGPNGCTDRNCNKGTLGMGWGSGTATYQVFHDPITSIKNNSADVTYYQTDKFPSVPTPGDDDVAMVFISSDSGENTYTVEGNHGDRDNSGLKAWYGGDDLIKKAAAKYKSVIVVAHTVGPLVMEDWVNLPSVKAVLIAHLPGQEAGHSLANVLYGDVSPSGHLPYSIPVSEDDYPESTKLRGFVFGQVQDTYSEGPYFDYRFLQKNNIKPRFAFGHGLSYANFTFSDATIRRVTQLSSTPPPRQAKGPTPVYSNALPQASEVYWPEKFNQIWRYLYPYLSNSDADNAAKDASKKYNYPAGYSSEQKPGPAAGGGQGGNPALWDVAYEITVKVSNDAAASHAGKAVAQLYMQYPEGIPYDTPIVQLRDFEKSDPIAPGESTELKLTLTRRDVSVWDVVSQNWVVPQVDGRYKFWIGSASDKLFLACYADTLTCESGLAPPA